Below is a genomic region from Salmo salar chromosome ssa11, Ssal_v3.1, whole genome shotgun sequence.
ATTGTAGTGAAGTGAAAAAAGCTTGTGTTGTTCCCTTAACTAGTGGTTCCAGAACTGGTTCTTCTCACTGACTCTTCAATCTGACTATCAAATTGGAAATAGCACCAGAAGAAGTGGGAAGGCAACCAAATGCAACAAATGGCTGGGAAAACAAACCAAGAACTTGAGCAAGAGAAAAAAGAAGCTCTAAACAACATTGTTTTCTGGGATCCAATGTGGAGGATACTAGGACGGGAACTTTTTTTCTTCCCTCTTAAACAAAACGGGAGGGCTTAACAATTTGAAATTGATAATGGGACTAAATGTTTCATCATTTTCACTGTTCTGGCTAAAAGGCCGTGCGTGATAAGATCATACCTCTGGTAGTAGTGTTGTCTGTTATTTTCTGCATTAACAAATTCTCATGTTTGTTATGTATATACAAGCCAAGGTTCTTGATTTTTAAGTAGCCTTGCTAAAACAACCAGAGGCATTTTGTAAGGTGTCAAGTGTATTCATATGTAGCATATTGGATACTTCATGGTGATGCCTGATCTCTGTAAATTAATGACTAGCACTTTCATATTGTTCAGGTCTCCTAGCCTTCTGTATCAGACTGCAATTTTTAAATCAATTAAGACCATTTAAAACACAAACCGCTGTATTTGGTTATGTGTAGAATAATGAGTGGCATCACTTTGCTGCTAAAGTGGAAACATTCTAGATTCCTTAAAGACAATGGTCTTGGTATTCAGTTTGGATACAAGACCTGTTGTGAGCACAAAGTCAATTGGATGCTTCATTGAAGCATGTACAATTGGACTTGATCGTGAAGGTCTCAAGCATTTGGTTGGTGTATGAATGAACCATCTATATACACAACATATTAAAAAAAGTTAAGTTGGATTGCATGCATTTGACTGTTTACTAACAGCTACACAGTTGTGCACTCAGTAATTTGATTTGGAGCCTATTTTGGGTAATTGTATACTGTCAGATCAGGTGACGTGTAATCTATTTAGAACTATGCAGCCAGCCAATTATAATTCTAGTTCATTTGCTACTACGGGTTAGAAGGGTGTCATGTCCTCCTTGGCTAGCGTTGATCACTCTCACTAGCAGAGCTTTAGTGTCTACATTATCAATGACCGATATGACTGCATACTGCGCAGCACGATATAGACGAACAAGAACGTGGCCATAAACTTGCTTCAAACTGCATATCGTTTTCCTGGATCTGGGTAGTTTCATTTAACAGACACTGCTGGCTAATATCGATGTATATAAAGTGCATTACAAATACCCTGTAGTTTTATTCAACTGCATTGTCCACATTACCTCGCTCGACTCTAGGCTACCATGAGGCTTTGCGGTTCCAAAATGGCTGTGTCCAACTTCGAAAACGTTTTTTTTAATTATGTGTTTCTTGTGCTGAACGAACAACACTAATATGACGTATAATAACATGGGTAAGGTTAAATATTTTATTGTAAATCGCTTGAATTTACGTCAAAAGGTAAGCGGTCGCAATTGTGATCCAGAATGGCGAATGGAACATACCCCAAAAGCAGAATGAGAAGAATGAATGGCTATGGGAGGTCACTAGTCAATGATTGAAATTACTTTGAACCAATGAGATTACTAGAAGCTTGCGTGACTGAAATATTTGCCAATCATCGGGGCAAGTGCTATCTTTGTACATGTTCCAGGGTGTGCGCACAGGAGAACATTTCCTGCCCTGATGCATGGTGGTCGAACCGAAGGGATTGTTGGAAATTTTAGAGGTTCGTATAAATGTGGTTTTACCCAGTGTGCCTTTCTACAGCCATATCCAGTTTGGGAGACGGAAGGGCATATCTGTGCTCGCCGTTTGATATGAGAAATATACTCCATTAAACCATAGTTTAAATCATGTAttgtctaaaaaaatatatataattcgcTAGCCCACATGCTAATTTGCACTAGCAAATGATTTGTCCGCGCTCTTCACACTACTAACTGCTGCCTGctaactagttaacgttagcaGTTCGTTTAAGAGGCTAATTTATAAACTCGATTTCCCCATTGACTGTTTCTTTAGCTAACTAAATTGCCTTTTCTCAACATTAACTAGTTTGCTAGTACATACATgaatgactagctagctaacttagctaacgttagtgaaATGATCACCGAGTGTCGGTTAGCTAACGTTAATCGAACAAACTGTTCTCAGCTaacgctagctagttaacgtttgtCTAATTTAGTTCGttacatatagctagctaggtataGGTAACGAAGATACCAATCACATTCATAGTTGATACGGTAACGTTATGCCCTATCAAGTTCCATCCAACTTGGCAACAACATGAACTGTTGAATCTGCGCTGCTCCTATCAACTGTTGTACAACATGTCAGCTGGAAGCAGCTAGACGTTTGATTTGTATTATTAGTGTACATATGATCTAGTAATGCAACAGACACTGCTACCCAATTGAATAAAGTGGGTCTAGTCGCATCCATAAATTATTTTTGTGCATCTGACTAGAAGAGTTGTATGGAAAGTGACTGACTGCACCCAATGCAGCCACACATACAGTGAATTTAACTTATGTGTGTGTTCGTCTGGCAGAGCGACAATGCTGTTGGCTCAGATTAACCGGGACTCCCAGGGCATTGCAGAGTTTCAAAATGCAGGTGGAGACTCTCAGCAGGTCACCCTCTGTTTGGCAGAGGCTGTTTCAGGTGAGTTCATCCATGCCTTTCCATTTATCGGTGGGGATTCTGCCAAGTTTCCAGCAAAGCAAAAAGTTACTTACACATGCTGTTATACATCTAGAGCCAGTTTGTTTCCCCCTTGTGTCATTTGTGTTCAAAAGATGGTGATCAAATGGACATGGACACTGTGAGTTTACAGGCTGTGACCCTTGCAGATGGCTCTACAGCTTACATACAGCACAACCCTAAAGGTAACTCAAATGTCAATCATCTCCATAAACATACAGTAATGGAAAGTGGCCACGAAGGTATTGGCTTGACTAACAGTGAACACTACCCCATAAAGTAACCCCCCAAACGGTCTGACCATGTAGAAAGAGTTGCTAACCTTGCTTGGCGAAGTCATTACAGATTTCTTCTTTCTATTGATTATTAGCATGATTTAGTCCATTATTTGATGAGAGCAGTCTGATTGAAGAGTGCAGTCTCCATTTCAGATGGCAAGTTCATGGATGGACAGGTCATTCAGCTGGAGGATGGATCTACTGCATATGTCCAACATGTATCAATGCCAAGAGCAGGTCTGTTTTCCTCTTAGCAATGTTAATTATTGCTGTGTTTTAATGAATCATTGCttattttgtttttaatttaGGCATTTTGCTTATGTCACTATTCACTTTAAGATTaaactgtgttgtgatgggaaaaGTAATATAATATCAATATTTCCCAATTTTTGCTTATCAGAGGAGGCCAACAGGTGGACAGGATCCCCTTTGTGTGATGTAATTGGAGGTGATGGTCTGAGACTTGAGGATGGTCAGGCTGTGCAGCTGGAAGATGGCACAACGGCTTACATCCACACACCAAAAGGTTTGTCTCAATCTTAAAGCTGCAACATGTAGCCttttgggtgacctgaccaaattcacatagaaatgtgagtcatAGATCTGTcatttctcattgaaagcaagtctaataaGTGGTAAAtctgttctatgttcattttttctatgcttcctggtctttagtttttgcatcttttactttcggttttgtacacatgcttcaaacagctgaaaatacaatgtttttggttattgaaattaTATTTCAGAGATTAAGCTGGATCAGTGATTCTCTACATTGCttcttttgtcacataaactgaaattaagcaAATGTAATAATTTTAGCAAGTAGGAAATGGTGGAgttatttctgcatattgcatctTTTTAAGATTGTTGTAATCCCTTTGTCAATAAATGTGTTTGTACACAGTGTTTCAATTTTTTTCAGGAGAAATTTGGATGggtaaattaaaaattaaaacaaCTTTTTGCCAGAGGGtaatacatttcaatgaaactcCCTCACAGATACATATGACCAGAATACCCTGCAGGCTGTTCAGCTGGAGGATGGCACCACAGCTTACATCCAGCACACAGTGCAGATGCCCCAGACCAACACCATCCTGGCCATCCAGGCAGATGGAACCGTGTCAGACCTGAACGCTGATGGAACCCTCGACCAAGAGACCATCAACGTGCTGGAACAATACACCGCTAAGGTAGTTTGCTATTGACATTGTATCTTAACAGCTCATCAACTCAGCAGTATATgcaattttcaaataccttatctGTTTGAGGTAAAATGGTCACTGGTTATTTCCCCCTTTTGTTTTCTCAGGTGGAAGCTGATGATGTCAACTCCGTACTGATGAGAGCTGAGCAAGATTGTGGTGTGCAGATGCAGGTACTATACTTCTCATGTTTATCTATGTCATATCATATTTACCAGCAGCTTACATTGGATACATATTTCTTTCAGATTGTGCTTCAAAGGCAGAGTGGTCGTAGTTCTAGGGAGCAGCCGACAGAGAAATCTTTCCGCTGTGACTATGAGGGCTGTGGGAAACTCTACACAACAGCACACCATCTGAAGGTAAAGCACACTCACTCCCTGAAGATGACTTGGGTTCTTGAATGTAGAATGAGTCAGACTCAACTGTTCCAAATGACTAATCTGTTAATCTTGTTTGATTTGCTCTTTTCTGCCCTCTGCAGGTACATGAGAGGTACCACACAGGTGACCGGCCATATCTGTGTGATCATCTGGGCTGTGGAAAGAAGTTTGCTACAGGTAATAAACGACCTTCAGACTAATGCAAAGGTCCATAATCCTTTGAGATATGAAGCGGAGGGGCTCTAGGCATAAGTCACTGTAACCTTGTTGTTGAAATGGCTAAGGAGATATCAGTTTCCTCAGTTTGAACAATTCCTCATTATCTGAACAATGTTGGTCAGTGTGACTGTGAACCATTAAACATACAGCACATGTTTCCAACTCAGCAAAATGTGttgtatttttttccccaaaaGGGTATGGCTTGAAAAGCCACATCAGGACACACACTGGTGAGAAGCCTTATCGCTGCCAGGAAGTGCACTGTGCAAAGTCGTTCAAGACGTCAGGTGACCTCCAAAAGCACATCAGAACCCACACAGGTACAAAACTTGTCCAGAGTCAGACTTATACCTAGTCTTATCCCTACATATGCAATCTACAGTGTACAACTAGTTTTTATTTTTGCCCTCGGATTTGGATTAGAAATcatgtgatcatgctgtttataaATTATCTCAACCATGAACTTGAAGAGGTCTTGAACAAGCTCATCATCCCCTCTGTACTGTAGGAGAGAAGCCATTCTTGTGCCCGTTTGAGGGGTGCGGGAGATCGTTTACTACCTCTAACATCAGGAAGGTGCACATtcgcacacacacaggggagcgGCCTTACTACTGTGCAGAGCCTGGCTGTGGGCGAGCCTTCGCCAGTGCCACCAACTATAAGAACCATGTGAGGATCCACACAGGTATGTAGTCcttgtgtttctctttatgttaAACGTCACACAACAACATTATTCAGTCCTTTTGTAGTGTGGCCTTTTACAGTGTTATTAATGAAATTgatgtatttacaggagagaagccttacgtaTGCACAGTCCCAGGCTGTGACAAGCGGTTCACAGAGTACTCCAGCCTTTACAAACACCACGTTGTCCACACACCATGCAAGCCCTACAACTGCAACCACTGTGGGAAGACCTACAAGCAGATCTCCACCCTGGCCATGCACAAACGCACAGCGCATAACGTCACAGAGCCCATTGAGGAAGAGCAGGAGGCCTACTATGAACCCCCGACAGGTCAGGCTTGGAAGTCAACACCACCTTACACAGATGTATTAGTCATCAATGGATGACTTCATCTTAtttgtctttcctctcctctgtttttgggggaggagaaaaaaaagaacCCAACCTATGTGTACGAAGGTGTAACTAGTGGTGACCTAATAACCAtaaaacatacaggtaactgccaaaacaaAGGAAATGCCAACATAGTGTCGTAATAGGATGTTGGGCCGCCAGAACCGCTTAAATGCGCCTTGGCATACAAGTTTCTGGAACTCTATttgagggatgtgacaccattcttccatgagaaattccataatttggtgttttgttgatggtggtggaaaacgctgtctcaggtgccgctccagaatctcccataagtttaCAATTTGATTGAGATCTgttgactgagacacacaccctttaaaccccctatgctcctttgagacccctctttcaaagtcactgagttctcttctagccatggtagccaaaataatgagcatctgggcatttttatacatgacccctCAGAATGATGGGATGTTTTTTAATTGCTTATTTAACTCACGAACCACACCTTTGTGGAagaacctgctttcaatatactgtaTCCCTAATTTACTCAAGCGTTTGCTTttgttttggcagttacctgtagattaCCTCTGAAGTCTGACGTATACCTCTGTTTAAAGGTTGACTCTCGATGAATCACTGACTGCTGTTATGCCCTTATCAGGACTGCAACCAGAGTAATGACTGAGTCACGAGACGATAATTGAGAAATGTCATTGTTGTGATTCAGAGGCCATAGATGATCCCTCAGTGAATTTTGCCCCggttgaggaggaggaagaggaggaggagtcctGTTCGGAACAGATGACTGAGACTGAGGCCATGGTTCAGCAGCATGTGCAGCTCATAACACACCCGGATGGAACTCAACAGGTTAGTATAAAATAAATGGAGTCTTCACACTCATTTAATTTCACCGGAAGTGTACCACACCCATATTTATAGACGCTGGACAAGCATCAATTAGAGCAGTCTATATACATATTTAAGTTGAAAGGGgatattttttttgtatatacacacacacacacacacacacacacacacacacacagacatacagtgcatttggaaagtattcagacccgttgactttttccacattttgttacgttacagccttattctaaaatggattaaatagttttttttgtctcctcaatctacacacaataccccataatgacaaagcaaaaactattTTTTTGAAATCTAAAAAACAACtgatatattacatttacataaatattcagactcagtactttgttgaagcacctttggcagtgattacagccttgagtcttaagtatgacgctacaagcttggcacacctgtatttggggagttcttccaattctactctgcagatcctctcaagctctgtcaggttggatggggtgcgttgctgtacagctattttcaggtcagtccagagatgttcgatcgggttgaagtccggtctctggctgggccactcaaggacattcagagactcctgagttgtcttggctgtgtgctaagggttGTTGGAAGATTAactcttttaaaaatatatatattttatttaaccttttattttactaggtaagtcagttaagaacaaattcttatttacaatgacggccaaaccctaacccggacgatgctgggccacttgtgcaccgccctatgggactcccaatcacggccggttgtgatacaacctggaaacaaaacagggtctatagtgacgcctctagcactgagatgcagtgccttagaccgctgcaccactcggcagccctggggaaggttttcatcaaggatctctctgtactttgctcggttCACCTTCGCGTCggtcctgacttgtctcccagtccatgctgctaaaaaacatgcccacagcatgatgatgccaccaccatgcttcaccgtagggatggtgccaggtttcttccagatgtgatgcttggcattcaggtcaaagagttcaatcttgatttcatcagaccagagaatcttgtttctcatggtctgagagtcttttggtgccttttggcaaactccaagcgggctgtcatggaaACCACTCcttagtacattttacattttagtcatttagcagacgctcttatccagagcgacttacagtagtgaatgcatacatttcatttcatgcatttttttgtactggccccccgtgggaatcgaacccacaaccctggtgttgcacacaccatgctggcgttgcaaacaccatgctctaccaactgagccacagggaagacgtaGTAAAAGGCacctctggccactctaccataaaggcctgattggtggagtgctgcagagatggttgtccttctgaaaggttctcccgtctctacagaggaactctagagctctgtcagtggccatcgggttcttggtcatctccctgaccaaggcccttctccccgactgctcaggaagagtcttggtggttccaaacttcgcccatttaagaattatggaggccactgtgttctttgggaccttcaatgctgcagaaatgtttaggtacccttccccagatctgtgcctcgacacaatcctgtctcggagctcaatggacaattccttcgacctcatggcttggattttgttttgacatgcactgtcaactgtgggaccttatatgtagatgggtgtgtgcctttccaaatcatgtccaatcaattgaatttaccacaggtggacttcagtcaagttatagaaacatctcaaggatgatcaatggaaacaggatgcacctgagctcaatttggagtcgcatagcaaagggtctgaatacttgtatgaataaggtatttctgttatttttaatacatttgcaaacatttctaaacctgttttcgctttgtcattatggggaattgtgtgtaggttgCTAAGGATTTATTT
It encodes:
- the LOC106562357 gene encoding zinc finger protein 143 isoform X3; this encodes MLLAQINRDSQGIAEFQNAGGDSQQVTLCLAEAVSDGDQMDMDTVSLQAVTLADGSTAYIQHNPKVSISDGKFMDGQVIQLEDGSTAYVQHVSMPRAEEANRWTGSPLCDVIGGDGLRLEDGQAVQLEDGTTAYIHTPKDTYDQNTLQAVQLEDGTTAYIQHTVQMPQTNTILAIQADGTVSDLNADGTLDQETINVLEQYTAKVEADDVNSVLMRAEQDCGVQMQIVLQRQSGRSSREQPTEKSFRCDYEGCGKLYTTAHHLKVHERYHTGDRPYLCDHLGCGKKFATGYGLKSHIRTHTGEKPYRCQEVHCAKSFKTSGDLQKHIRTHTGEKPFLCPFEGCGRSFTTSNIRKVHIRTHTGERPYYCAEPGCGRAFASATNYKNHVRIHTGEKPYVCTVPGCDKRFTEYSSLYKHHVVHTPCKPYNCNHCGKTYKQISTLAMHKRTAHNVTEPIEEEQEAYYEPPTEAIDDPSVNFAPVEEEEEEEESCSEQMTETEAMVQQHVQLITHPDGTQQVSISQADMQALGNTITMVTSDGTTFTVPSHEMLNADGTHSVTMVAADGTEEQVAIDLASFQGMQTEEGVHPVTLLATSNGTQIAVQLSEQPSLEEAIRIASRIQQGEMGLDD
- the LOC106562357 gene encoding zinc finger protein 143 isoform X2; the protein is MLLAQINRDSQGIAEFQNAGGDSQQVTLCLAEAVSDGDQMDMDTVSLQAVTLADGSTAYIQHNPKDGKFMDGQVIQLEDGSTAYVQHVSMPRAEEANRWTGSPLCDVIGGDGLRLEDGQAVQLEDGTTAYIHTPKDTYDQNTLQAVQLEDGTTAYIQHTVQMPQTNTILAIQADGTVSDLNADGTLDQETINVLEQYTAKVEADDVNSVLMRAEQDCGVQMQVLYFSCLSMSYHIYQQLTLDTYFFQIVLQRQSGRSSREQPTEKSFRCDYEGCGKLYTTAHHLKVHERYHTGDRPYLCDHLGCGKKFATGYGLKSHIRTHTGEKPYRCQEVHCAKSFKTSGDLQKHIRTHTGEKPFLCPFEGCGRSFTTSNIRKVHIRTHTGERPYYCAEPGCGRAFASATNYKNHVRIHTGEKPYVCTVPGCDKRFTEYSSLYKHHVVHTPCKPYNCNHCGKTYKQISTLAMHKRTAHNVTEPIEEEQEAYYEPPTEAIDDPSVNFAPVEEEEEEEESCSEQMTETEAMVQQHVQLITHPDGTQQVSISQADMQALGNTITMVTSDGTTFTVPSHEMLNADGTHSVTMVAADGTEEQVAIDLASFQGMQTEEGVHPVTLLATSNGTQIAVQLSEQPSLEEAIRIASRIQQGEMGLDD
- the LOC106562357 gene encoding zinc finger protein 143 isoform X1, with the translated sequence MLLAQINRDSQGIAEFQNAGGDSQQVTLCLAEAVSDGDQMDMDTVSLQAVTLADGSTAYIQHNPKVSISDGKFMDGQVIQLEDGSTAYVQHVSMPRAEEANRWTGSPLCDVIGGDGLRLEDGQAVQLEDGTTAYIHTPKDTYDQNTLQAVQLEDGTTAYIQHTVQMPQTNTILAIQADGTVSDLNADGTLDQETINVLEQYTAKVEADDVNSVLMRAEQDCGVQMQVLYFSCLSMSYHIYQQLTLDTYFFQIVLQRQSGRSSREQPTEKSFRCDYEGCGKLYTTAHHLKVHERYHTGDRPYLCDHLGCGKKFATGYGLKSHIRTHTGEKPYRCQEVHCAKSFKTSGDLQKHIRTHTGEKPFLCPFEGCGRSFTTSNIRKVHIRTHTGERPYYCAEPGCGRAFASATNYKNHVRIHTGEKPYVCTVPGCDKRFTEYSSLYKHHVVHTPCKPYNCNHCGKTYKQISTLAMHKRTAHNVTEPIEEEQEAYYEPPTEAIDDPSVNFAPVEEEEEEEESCSEQMTETEAMVQQHVQLITHPDGTQQVSISQADMQALGNTITMVTSDGTTFTVPSHEMLNADGTHSVTMVAADGTEEQVAIDLASFQGMQTEEGVHPVTLLATSNGTQIAVQLSEQPSLEEAIRIASRIQQGEMGLDD
- the LOC106562357 gene encoding zinc finger protein 143 isoform X4 translates to MLLAQINRDSQGIAEFQNAGGDSQQVTLCLAEAVSDGDQMDMDTVSLQAVTLADGSTAYIQHNPKDGKFMDGQVIQLEDGSTAYVQHVSMPRAEEANRWTGSPLCDVIGGDGLRLEDGQAVQLEDGTTAYIHTPKDTYDQNTLQAVQLEDGTTAYIQHTVQMPQTNTILAIQADGTVSDLNADGTLDQETINVLEQYTAKVEADDVNSVLMRAEQDCGVQMQIVLQRQSGRSSREQPTEKSFRCDYEGCGKLYTTAHHLKVHERYHTGDRPYLCDHLGCGKKFATGYGLKSHIRTHTGEKPYRCQEVHCAKSFKTSGDLQKHIRTHTGEKPFLCPFEGCGRSFTTSNIRKVHIRTHTGERPYYCAEPGCGRAFASATNYKNHVRIHTGEKPYVCTVPGCDKRFTEYSSLYKHHVVHTPCKPYNCNHCGKTYKQISTLAMHKRTAHNVTEPIEEEQEAYYEPPTEAIDDPSVNFAPVEEEEEEEESCSEQMTETEAMVQQHVQLITHPDGTQQVSISQADMQALGNTITMVTSDGTTFTVPSHEMLNADGTHSVTMVAADGTEEQVAIDLASFQGMQTEEGVHPVTLLATSNGTQIAVQLSEQPSLEEAIRIASRIQQGEMGLDD